The Methanocella arvoryzae MRE50 genome includes a region encoding these proteins:
- a CDS encoding tRNA(Ile2) 2-agmatinylcytidine synthetase, with product MKLEPSQVKEKFGPLFSQRLLTMVDDSRGVAEIIETCAVRGTIEWDAVNRCRAGGIIEWCEVEGTTMTMRARLGVQKANFGPADSEMGGQALEGVTLDGDTVRTQWAGTGGAGLGVAACLTQAPGVLYSIYPSEADLKVGGSHTNRVEIVTPLYEKVTIGVDDTDNKDGGATWVTALKASKIAATLPGVQALNLRLIQLCPKSPNKTTNCVSSAITFAVRPDAYDTLINSVVDTVKAENKSEEPGIAVYRGIGIPAGLKEFGWATKRQLVSMADVNTKAQEFGVEFIDLMGPKAGRIGALAAVALSEERAEVAALHEDKALPLIRR from the coding sequence ATGAAGCTTGAACCATCGCAGGTAAAAGAAAAGTTCGGGCCGCTGTTTTCCCAGCGGCTGCTGACCATGGTGGATGACTCCCGGGGCGTCGCGGAGATCATCGAGACATGCGCCGTCCGGGGCACTATCGAGTGGGACGCGGTCAACCGGTGCCGGGCGGGCGGCATCATCGAGTGGTGCGAAGTAGAGGGTACCACCATGACGATGAGGGCGAGGCTCGGGGTGCAGAAGGCGAACTTCGGCCCGGCCGACAGCGAGATGGGTGGCCAGGCCCTGGAAGGCGTCACCCTCGACGGCGACACGGTCAGGACCCAGTGGGCGGGCACCGGTGGCGCCGGCCTGGGTGTTGCGGCGTGCCTCACCCAGGCGCCCGGGGTACTCTATTCTATCTACCCCAGTGAAGCCGACCTGAAAGTAGGCGGCTCCCACACGAACCGGGTGGAGATCGTTACGCCGCTGTACGAGAAAGTGACCATCGGCGTGGACGACACGGACAACAAGGACGGCGGCGCCACGTGGGTGACAGCCCTGAAGGCGAGCAAGATCGCCGCCACCCTGCCGGGCGTGCAGGCCCTGAACCTCAGGCTCATCCAGCTGTGCCCGAAGTCGCCGAACAAGACGACCAACTGCGTCTCCTCAGCGATCACCTTCGCAGTCAGGCCCGACGCTTACGACACGCTGATCAACAGCGTCGTGGACACAGTTAAAGCGGAAAACAAGTCCGAAGAGCCCGGTATCGCCGTGTACCGGGGCATCGGCATTCCCGCGGGCCTGAAAGAGTTCGGCTGGGCGACCAAGAGACAGCTGGTAAGCATGGCGGACGTGAACACTAAAGCGCAGGAGTTCGGCGTCGAGTTCATCGACCTCATGGGCCCGAAGGCGGGCAGAATCGGGGCGCTGGCAGCAGTGGCGCTCTCGGAGGAAAGGGCAGAAGTAGCAGCCCTCCACGAGGACAAAGCGCTGCCCCTCATCCGAAGGTGA
- the mtxX gene encoding methanogenesis marker protein Mmp4/MtxX: MVWDTIVAGAKRNRARIAVGIGPEYVDKTVTCAEHADASRFAEVTLVTGRRIETGLPQYVSSDPEAALIRLLKEGKVDGVVRGSLSASATLKNLKSEMGLQKIMRVSLLKTPAGRFFFFAPVGVDEGWTVEDRVELGVLGADLMRRFGIEPDIGVLSGGRLGDRGRSPRVDKSMDDAEEVARLLMEKGIKAKHAQILIEDAVNDHNYVLGPDGISGNLIFRSLCLVGGGDGYGAPLVGTDIVYVDTSRAGSGYEHAICMASALCKK, translated from the coding sequence ATGGTCTGGGATACCATCGTCGCAGGCGCAAAGCGAAACCGGGCCAGGATAGCGGTAGGCATCGGCCCCGAGTACGTCGACAAAACCGTCACCTGCGCCGAACATGCGGACGCCTCGAGGTTTGCCGAGGTGACCCTGGTCACCGGCAGGCGCATCGAAACCGGGCTCCCCCAGTACGTATCCTCAGACCCTGAGGCGGCGCTGATCCGCCTGCTCAAGGAAGGCAAGGTCGATGGCGTAGTCAGAGGCTCCCTCAGCGCCAGCGCCACGCTTAAAAATTTAAAATCAGAAATGGGCCTCCAAAAAATAATGCGGGTATCCTTGCTCAAGACGCCTGCCGGCCGGTTTTTCTTCTTCGCCCCCGTCGGCGTGGACGAAGGCTGGACCGTCGAAGACAGAGTCGAGCTGGGCGTCCTCGGCGCAGACCTCATGCGCCGGTTCGGCATCGAGCCCGACATCGGCGTCCTCTCCGGCGGCCGGCTCGGCGACCGGGGCCGATCCCCGAGAGTCGACAAGTCCATGGACGACGCGGAAGAAGTGGCCCGGCTGCTCATGGAAAAGGGTATCAAGGCGAAGCACGCCCAGATCCTCATCGAGGACGCCGTCAACGACCATAATTATGTCCTCGGTCCCGACGGCATCAGCGGCAACTTAATCTTCCGATCTCTATGTTTAGTCGGCGGCGGCGACGGCTACGGCGCTCCTTTAGTCGGTACAGACATCGTGTACGTCGATACGTCGCGGGCCGGCAGCGGGTATGAGCATGCTATCTGCATGGCCAGCGCGCTGTGCAAGAAATAG
- a CDS encoding DUF362 domain-containing protein, producing MTVYFTPWDTGYNLMDEASVLYEEAGTFDCVGEGDLVAIKLHVGELGNPYYIPPFFVRQIIGAVKSKGGKPFLTDSSTYYQAHRSNAVDHWENAELNGYGGAPFIPADGLRSESFRTVKTKGILDEIEVSGAIAEADAMIVVSHCKGHALTGFGGAIKNLAMGCTPCTGKLRQHRTVGLEIDGGRCVGCGACRNACALQLPEIVNRKAVNTSELCMRCPACRDACPTGAIQLVNMPALSMALASAAYGVLSTFKKDKVSYVSFAKDIVQFCDCLPNPGHRVMDDIGIYASDSAVSIDAAFLNMADYKKFNDAYGVDCMLQVKEAKKIGVRGELKPKVEEI from the coding sequence ATGACCGTCTATTTCACCCCCTGGGATACAGGATACAATCTCATGGACGAAGCTTCGGTGCTGTACGAAGAAGCCGGCACATTCGACTGCGTTGGCGAAGGTGATCTGGTCGCCATCAAGCTCCACGTGGGCGAGCTGGGCAACCCGTACTACATCCCGCCCTTCTTCGTCCGCCAGATTATAGGCGCTGTGAAAAGTAAAGGCGGCAAGCCGTTCCTGACTGACTCGTCAACTTACTATCAGGCTCACCGCAGCAACGCGGTCGACCACTGGGAGAACGCTGAGCTCAACGGTTATGGCGGGGCGCCGTTTATACCGGCAGACGGGCTACGCAGCGAGAGCTTCAGGACTGTGAAGACTAAAGGCATTCTCGACGAGATCGAGGTATCCGGCGCCATTGCGGAGGCTGATGCCATGATTGTGGTCTCGCACTGTAAAGGCCACGCGCTCACCGGCTTCGGCGGTGCGATCAAGAACCTGGCCATGGGCTGTACGCCATGCACCGGCAAGCTCCGGCAGCACCGCACGGTCGGGCTGGAGATCGACGGCGGCAGGTGCGTCGGCTGCGGCGCATGCAGGAATGCCTGTGCCCTGCAGTTGCCGGAGATCGTCAACAGAAAAGCAGTCAACACGTCAGAGCTATGCATGCGCTGCCCCGCCTGCAGAGACGCCTGCCCGACTGGAGCTATCCAGCTCGTCAACATGCCCGCCCTGAGCATGGCGCTGGCCTCCGCTGCATATGGGGTCCTGTCCACCTTTAAGAAGGACAAAGTCTCGTATGTCAGCTTCGCAAAAGACATCGTCCAGTTCTGCGACTGCCTCCCGAATCCCGGCCACAGAGTCATGGACGACATTGGCATTTACGCCTCCGACTCCGCCGTATCCATCGACGCCGCCTTCCTCAACATGGCCGACTACAAAAAGTTCAACGACGCCTACGGCGTGGACTGCATGCTGCAGGTCAAAGAGGCGAAGAAGATCGGCGTGCGCGGAGAGCTTAAGCCAAAGGTGGAAGAAATATAG
- a CDS encoding sugar phosphate nucleotidyltransferase, producing MIGMILCGGMGSRLKPYTDSTPAPLIEIKEQYTILDKQLFDFAAAGITEAVLLTGYKGDMIEARYGKEFKGVRLLYHYEEKPEGTLKAIRAGMEMVKSDTFLVRNGHIVSDVNIRRMIQRHEHGTNGATMFVTRMRSPFGIVELGDDRVKSFREKPVLEYYINGGVYCLNRDLPFDQFEGGAVEQTLFPLIAESNRLGYYREDDVFWSQASTVRDLEDIRKEYRNKTDKPWGYEKVLISTDKYLTKELFIRAGYQTSFHKHPRKDETMYIMSGVGYIEFEDHKEFFQKHDTIRIEPDVPHTIVATENTVLHEVSTPFLEDTVRLTDYYNVR from the coding sequence ATGATTGGAATGATTCTCTGCGGTGGCATGGGGAGCAGGCTGAAGCCTTACACTGATTCTACTCCGGCTCCGCTTATCGAAATTAAGGAGCAGTACACGATCCTGGACAAGCAGCTGTTCGATTTCGCGGCGGCTGGCATTACCGAGGCAGTATTGCTTACCGGGTACAAAGGTGACATGATCGAGGCCCGGTACGGGAAGGAGTTCAAGGGTGTCCGCTTATTGTACCACTACGAAGAGAAGCCTGAAGGCACTCTTAAGGCTATCCGGGCTGGCATGGAGATGGTGAAGAGTGACACGTTCCTCGTCAGGAACGGCCATATCGTGTCCGATGTCAACATCCGCAGGATGATTCAGAGGCATGAGCACGGCACCAACGGGGCTACCATGTTCGTGACGAGGATGCGCAGCCCGTTCGGCATCGTAGAATTAGGGGATGACCGGGTGAAGTCGTTCCGGGAAAAGCCCGTTTTAGAGTACTACATCAACGGAGGCGTGTACTGCCTGAACCGTGACCTGCCCTTCGACCAGTTCGAGGGCGGGGCGGTCGAGCAGACTTTGTTCCCCCTGATCGCGGAGAGCAACCGGCTCGGCTACTACAGGGAAGACGACGTGTTCTGGAGCCAGGCCAGCACTGTCCGTGACTTAGAAGATATCCGCAAGGAGTACCGGAACAAGACTGACAAGCCATGGGGCTACGAGAAAGTTCTCATTAGTACGGACAAGTACCTCACCAAGGAACTGTTCATTCGTGCCGGCTACCAGACCTCTTTCCACAAGCACCCCCGGAAGGACGAGACCATGTACATCATGAGCGGCGTCGGCTACATCGAGTTCGAGGACCACAAGGAGTTCTTCCAGAAGCACGATACGATAAGGATCGAGCCGGACGTCCCGCACACTATCGTGGCCACCGAGAACACCGTGCTGCACGAAGTCAGCACTCCGTTCCTGGAGGACACCGTCCGCCTGACGGACTACTATAACGTGAGGTAA
- a CDS encoding nucleotidyltransferase family protein: protein MKAFILCGGRGERLKPITDKIPKPMVPVAGKPILEYQVDLLKKHGVRDIVFLVGWYGEAIEAYFGDGSKFGIRAEYSYEDPNNRLGTAGPIKAAKDKVDGAIIVMNGDIISNTNISEIVAFHTKKKCLGTINMINMPSPFGIIDLNGDHITQFREKPVLPFKMNAGLYVIEADVVDMMPAVGSIETDVFPKIAAEGKLCGYDSTGIYWSDVGTHKDLEKVTKDVQSGAFKL from the coding sequence GTGAAAGCGTTCATCCTCTGCGGCGGCCGGGGCGAGAGGCTCAAGCCGATCACCGATAAGATCCCGAAGCCGATGGTACCCGTAGCTGGCAAGCCTATCCTGGAATACCAGGTCGATCTCTTGAAGAAGCATGGCGTCCGGGACATCGTGTTCCTCGTCGGCTGGTACGGCGAGGCGATAGAGGCCTATTTCGGCGACGGCAGCAAGTTCGGCATCCGGGCCGAGTACTCCTACGAAGACCCGAACAACCGTCTGGGCACCGCCGGGCCGATCAAGGCGGCGAAGGACAAGGTAGACGGCGCCATCATAGTCATGAACGGCGACATCATCTCCAACACCAACATAAGTGAGATCGTCGCGTTCCACACAAAAAAGAAGTGCCTAGGCACCATCAACATGATCAACATGCCCTCGCCCTTCGGCATCATCGACCTGAACGGCGATCACATCACCCAGTTCCGTGAGAAGCCCGTCCTGCCCTTCAAGATGAACGCAGGGCTATACGTTATCGAAGCCGACGTCGTCGACATGATGCCCGCAGTGGGTTCCATTGAGACCGACGTCTTCCCGAAGATAGCAGCAGAGGGGAAGCTGTGCGGCTACGACTCTACTGGAATATACTGGAGCGACGTAGGCACCCACAAAGACCTGGAGAAAGTGACCAAAGACGTCCAGTCTGGTGCTTTCAAGCTATAA
- a CDS encoding DMT family transporter, with amino-acid sequence MMDRQQIYPVFLAVGGAALFGASAPLAKALLGSVDPIVLAALLYLGCGAGLLLAKITTRLRTVKREAGLAKTDLPWLAASAISGGVIAPILLMLGLQATPAATASLLLNFECVATTSIAVLAFREAVGRRVWVAIGLITVAAAVLTLDLSGAFGISAGALAVVGACIFWGIDNNVTCRISAKDPVTIGLIKGLAAGTFSLILAAALSRQMPAGITPVVIVLIVGALCYGLSIVMFIRATRGMGAARTSAWFGIAPFAGTALSLVLFTDAPGLQLLLSLPLMIAGAALLFGEHHDHVHVHTAVYHEHYYEPDTHHPFKTPGSGMHHHEEVRHTHAHRPDIHHRHEHEEEKKE; translated from the coding sequence ATGATGGATCGGCAGCAGATTTACCCCGTGTTTCTGGCCGTCGGCGGGGCGGCGCTGTTCGGGGCCAGCGCGCCGCTGGCGAAAGCATTACTGGGTAGCGTCGACCCTATCGTCCTTGCCGCGCTACTTTATTTAGGCTGTGGGGCAGGGTTGCTGCTGGCAAAGATCACCACCAGGCTGCGAACCGTAAAACGTGAAGCAGGCCTGGCTAAAACTGACCTCCCCTGGCTGGCAGCCTCCGCCATCTCCGGCGGCGTCATAGCCCCGATCCTGCTGATGCTCGGCCTCCAGGCCACGCCCGCGGCTACCGCATCGTTGCTGCTCAACTTCGAGTGCGTCGCCACGACGAGCATTGCCGTTCTGGCCTTCAGGGAAGCCGTCGGGCGGAGAGTGTGGGTTGCCATTGGCCTGATCACGGTAGCGGCTGCCGTGTTGACCCTCGACCTCTCAGGCGCTTTCGGAATTTCCGCCGGCGCTCTCGCAGTCGTGGGAGCATGCATATTCTGGGGCATCGACAACAACGTGACCTGCCGGATATCGGCCAAAGACCCGGTCACCATAGGGCTGATCAAAGGCCTGGCCGCAGGAACCTTCTCACTCATCCTGGCCGCCGCCCTGAGCCGGCAGATGCCCGCCGGCATTACTCCCGTAGTCATCGTATTGATCGTAGGCGCCCTGTGCTACGGGCTCAGCATCGTCATGTTCATCAGGGCCACCAGAGGCATGGGAGCAGCCAGGACCAGCGCATGGTTCGGCATCGCACCCTTTGCCGGCACAGCCCTGTCCCTCGTACTCTTCACCGACGCCCCGGGCCTGCAGCTCCTCCTCTCGCTGCCCCTGATGATCGCCGGAGCCGCCCTCCTGTTCGGCGAGCACCACGACCACGTCCACGTCCACACCGCCGTCTACCACGAACACTATTATGAGCCCGACACCCACCACCCGTTCAAAACACCGGGATCGGGTATGCACCACCATGAGGAGGTCCGGCACACCCACGCCCACCGCCCTGACATCCACCACAGGCATGAACATGAAGAGGAGAAGAAAGAGTGA
- a CDS encoding thioredoxin family protein, whose protein sequence is MRLKALLYLLITGILSISLLASGCTLPRATPAPTGTPVPGSPADAGIPEISDMSPVDTALESRPVFIEFGAPWCFWCELEKPVLEDLSAEYPDIAFYSANADESPRLADDFYVQGIPAMYLIVKKNADGSYVYIDPAGKTSSDRAKSMIRGYRTYDQLKPLMEAAEAAK, encoded by the coding sequence ATGCGCCTGAAGGCTCTGTTGTACCTGCTCATCACAGGGATCCTGTCGATATCGCTCCTGGCGTCGGGATGCACCCTGCCCCGGGCTACTCCTGCCCCGACGGGCACCCCGGTGCCCGGCTCGCCTGCAGATGCCGGAATACCTGAGATCTCTGATATGTCCCCTGTGGACACGGCGCTCGAAAGCAGGCCTGTCTTCATCGAGTTCGGCGCCCCCTGGTGTTTCTGGTGTGAACTGGAAAAGCCGGTGCTGGAGGACCTCTCGGCCGAGTACCCGGACATCGCCTTCTACAGCGCCAACGCCGACGAAAGCCCCCGTCTGGCAGACGATTTTTACGTGCAAGGCATCCCGGCGATGTACCTGATCGTTAAGAAAAACGCTGACGGCAGCTACGTGTACATTGACCCTGCAGGCAAGACGAGCAGTGACCGTGCTAAGTCGATGATCAGGGGATACCGGACCTACGATCAGCTCAAGCCTCTTATGGAGGCGGCTGAGGCCGCGAAATAA
- a CDS encoding NAD+ synthase: MVMKGLELPVESLVQCENLIMDSIVKIVELSNSSGATIALSGGIDSALVATLASRVVDVYGLLLPDSASTTPEDMRDAELLAKELGIDCEVIEIGDLVQAVYDRRPRIGPAECRLAYANVKPRMRMIVNYFAANLDGRVVLGTGNKTELLMGYFTKYGDGGVDILPIGDLYKTQVRQMAKHLEVPAAIIEKPPSAGLWAGQTDEAEMGATYEEIDSILYAVFDLGMSLEDVENATGASDATIKMVMERVKNSEHKRSMPPVVGLSEVFSRQ, encoded by the coding sequence ATGGTTATGAAAGGTCTTGAGTTACCCGTAGAGAGCCTTGTGCAGTGCGAGAATCTGATCATGGATTCGATCGTGAAGATCGTGGAGCTCAGCAACTCCAGCGGGGCGACTATCGCGCTGAGCGGAGGCATTGATTCGGCGCTGGTGGCGACGCTGGCTTCCCGGGTTGTGGATGTGTACGGGCTGCTCCTGCCGGACAGCGCCTCGACGACGCCGGAGGACATGAGGGACGCGGAGTTGCTGGCGAAAGAGCTGGGCATTGACTGCGAGGTGATTGAGATCGGGGATCTGGTGCAGGCTGTCTATGACAGGAGGCCCAGGATAGGCCCTGCGGAGTGCCGGCTCGCCTACGCCAACGTCAAGCCCCGGATGCGGATGATCGTGAACTACTTTGCCGCCAACCTTGACGGCCGCGTCGTCCTGGGCACGGGCAACAAGACCGAGCTGCTCATGGGCTACTTCACCAAGTACGGCGACGGCGGCGTGGACATACTGCCTATCGGCGACCTGTACAAGACCCAGGTGAGGCAGATGGCAAAGCACCTGGAAGTACCTGCAGCCATCATCGAAAAGCCGCCTTCCGCAGGCTTGTGGGCCGGCCAGACGGACGAGGCTGAGATGGGCGCTACCTACGAGGAGATCGACTCAATTCTCTACGCCGTGTTCGACCTCGGGATGTCGCTGGAAGATGTGGAGAATGCCACTGGTGCCAGCGATGCGACTATTAAGATGGTCATGGAGCGGGTGAAGAACAGCGAGCATAAGCGGAGCATGCCGCCTGTGGTGGGGCTGAGCGAAGTATTCTCGCGACAATAA
- a CDS encoding IS1634 family transposase, whose amino-acid sequence MKNVDTRMLDHLGLVAGCYDEYGVAGIIDEVLPKKRVHRIGHGVTVKAMILNGLGFVDRPLYMTPEFFSKVPCERLLGGGVSPEYLNDDALGKTLDCISEYGPTELFNEIILNGVMKKLGLRTHLLHLDTTSFSLYGEYPEEGEADIKINLGLPKDGRWDLKRFVVGLACNHHGMPLFMKAFSGNHSDRKSLMEMVESLKRGLSSKDKVYHVADSAFYTKENLQGVGVSTFWISRVPNTIKEAAQLLGSDVELKPCKDQRYSYYETLSDYAGVPQKWILVNSKEMQKTMTGTFERKLSVELDATEKSFVHLRNQEFFCGEDALKAAHKWILDHPLVKFEAVSTEAFRKKNGRGRPRKNEPVQEFYRIKATIKTNQEEVTRRRERLGRFIIATNDVERDGESLLTDYKDQGIVERGFRFLKDDTFRVSNVYLKKPERIEALAMIMVLCLLIYSILEWKLREKLKSSGKTVRSQTKKRIQNPTMKWVFYLFLGVAEVHVNIENHSLTEITHITDDLRTILDLLGEPYKKYYD is encoded by the coding sequence ATGAAAAACGTTGATACGAGGATGCTTGATCATCTGGGATTGGTTGCCGGCTGTTATGATGAGTATGGGGTAGCTGGCATTATCGATGAGGTGCTTCCTAAAAAACGGGTGCATCGGATTGGTCATGGTGTCACGGTTAAAGCGATGATCCTGAATGGGCTGGGATTCGTTGATCGGCCATTATACATGACTCCTGAGTTTTTCAGTAAAGTGCCATGTGAGCGGCTTCTTGGAGGGGGCGTAAGTCCTGAGTATTTGAATGATGATGCTTTGGGGAAGACGTTGGATTGTATCAGCGAGTACGGGCCGACCGAGTTGTTCAACGAAATCATTCTTAATGGCGTGATGAAGAAACTGGGCTTACGTACACATCTTTTGCATTTGGATACGACTAGTTTCAGCTTGTATGGCGAGTACCCGGAAGAGGGGGAGGCGGACATCAAGATCAATCTTGGGTTGCCTAAGGATGGGCGTTGGGACTTGAAACGGTTCGTGGTGGGGTTAGCTTGTAACCATCATGGTATGCCATTGTTTATGAAGGCGTTCAGTGGGAATCATAGTGATCGTAAGAGCCTCATGGAGATGGTTGAATCTTTGAAACGTGGCCTCAGTTCAAAGGATAAGGTGTATCATGTTGCTGATAGTGCCTTTTATACGAAGGAGAATTTGCAGGGTGTTGGCGTCAGTACTTTTTGGATTAGCCGTGTTCCGAACACGATCAAGGAGGCGGCTCAGCTTCTGGGAAGTGACGTGGAGCTGAAACCCTGTAAGGACCAGCGTTACTCGTATTATGAGACCCTGTCTGATTATGCTGGAGTCCCTCAGAAGTGGATCCTGGTCAATTCGAAGGAGATGCAGAAAACGATGACTGGCACCTTCGAACGGAAACTATCGGTGGAGTTAGATGCTACAGAGAAAAGTTTCGTGCACCTGCGTAACCAAGAGTTCTTTTGCGGAGAAGATGCTTTGAAAGCCGCCCACAAATGGATCCTGGATCACCCATTGGTAAAATTCGAAGCGGTTTCCACGGAGGCCTTCCGGAAGAAGAATGGCAGAGGCAGACCCAGGAAGAACGAACCGGTTCAAGAGTTTTACAGGATTAAGGCAACGATCAAGACCAACCAGGAAGAAGTGACTCGGAGACGGGAGCGGCTGGGTAGATTCATCATTGCCACCAACGACGTTGAAAGAGACGGGGAATCACTACTCACCGATTACAAGGATCAGGGCATCGTCGAACGGGGATTCAGATTCCTGAAAGATGACACGTTCCGAGTATCGAACGTGTACCTGAAAAAACCAGAGCGGATCGAGGCCCTGGCAATGATCATGGTCTTGTGCCTTCTCATCTACAGCATACTTGAATGGAAGCTTCGAGAGAAGCTGAAATCGTCAGGGAAGACTGTTCGGAGCCAGACTAAAAAACGAATCCAAAACCCTACAATGAAATGGGTATTCTACCTGTTCTTAGGGGTGGCTGAAGTGCATGTAAACATAGAAAATCACAGTCTGACCGAGATCACTCATATCACAGACGATCTGCGAACAATCCTTGACCTGTTAGGCGAACCGTACAAAAAATACTATGACTAA
- a CDS encoding DUF7289 family protein, which produces MSILKATGEINRRRELAVSEIYGAVLLLGIITTAIVLIVLLGSSIVGDAQAASKYSGTEQAFTVADSKISKARFSTSIYQEAPFELRDGTVYINGSWDDSHIMIYDYNNTTKTNKLIYNGTLGTIRCVMDHGEVGYQAGGIWEYVDNGSLMISPPDFDYNGVTLTLPIMRISGDESISATGNRKVLINVNSTNTTLIYPNDTFANPITSDHAINITIKSKYYKAWADYINLRTRADAIVDDKNSSVNVSLRTGSPIQSGPAGSGFNTIGLDTSYDAPIDLFNLHLMPENKGNDYRGSFDAKIPSGQEFRIYVDRTTGNNNKEYASITLVYNDPVNGVTEIWYTVYPHYRKEMDPIDLNMLNHELYLNYVSESPDKQVSDYPHSSIPSASWGRNMSSPWNPWNSPGSIDTDPSKTEYDDPTYRDVDIGEQKTLHDLIQHYLWLMSYQAQLQDTNPVFTTDVDNKPKWKYDDKTSWLNISFKSSNDIKYLYLTEGTLEASFAAQG; this is translated from the coding sequence ATGTCCATCTTGAAAGCTACAGGAGAAATAAATCGGAGGCGAGAACTCGCCGTATCAGAGATATACGGCGCGGTTTTGCTGCTGGGAATAATCACCACGGCGATTGTCTTGATCGTCCTGCTCGGAAGCTCCATAGTCGGCGATGCGCAGGCAGCGTCGAAATACAGCGGTACGGAGCAGGCCTTCACCGTCGCAGACTCCAAGATAAGCAAAGCCAGGTTTAGCACATCGATCTACCAGGAAGCTCCCTTCGAGTTGCGAGACGGCACCGTATACATCAACGGATCCTGGGACGACAGCCACATCATGATCTACGACTACAACAACACTACCAAAACTAACAAGCTGATATATAACGGCACTCTCGGCACCATCAGATGCGTGATGGACCATGGTGAAGTAGGTTACCAGGCCGGAGGCATATGGGAGTATGTGGATAATGGCAGCCTAATGATTTCACCCCCGGACTTCGACTATAATGGTGTCACGCTCACCTTGCCGATCATGAGAATTTCGGGCGACGAGTCGATCTCGGCCACTGGCAACAGAAAAGTCCTGATCAACGTAAACTCGACCAACACGACGCTGATATACCCCAATGACACCTTTGCCAACCCGATCACCTCCGACCACGCCATCAATATCACCATCAAGTCGAAGTACTACAAGGCGTGGGCCGACTACATCAACCTCCGGACGAGGGCGGATGCGATCGTAGACGATAAGAACAGCAGTGTCAACGTATCCCTGAGAACCGGATCGCCGATACAGTCCGGACCTGCTGGCAGCGGCTTCAACACTATCGGTCTAGATACGTCCTACGATGCTCCGATCGACCTGTTCAACCTACACCTGATGCCCGAGAACAAGGGGAACGACTATAGGGGTAGCTTCGACGCCAAGATCCCCTCGGGCCAAGAATTCCGCATATACGTAGACCGGACGACAGGTAACAATAACAAAGAGTATGCCAGTATAACACTCGTGTACAATGATCCGGTAAACGGCGTGACAGAGATCTGGTACACGGTTTACCCACACTACCGTAAGGAGATGGATCCGATCGACCTGAACATGCTCAATCACGAACTGTACTTAAATTACGTCAGTGAATCTCCTGATAAACAGGTAAGCGACTACCCTCATTCGTCGATACCTTCCGCCTCCTGGGGCCGCAACATGAGCTCGCCCTGGAACCCGTGGAATTCCCCTGGCAGCATCGATACGGACCCGTCTAAGACAGAGTATGACGATCCAACATACAGGGACGTAGACATCGGTGAACAGAAGACGCTGCACGACCTCATTCAGCACTACCTATGGCTGATGAGTTACCAGGCCCAGCTGCAAGACACAAACCCTGTGTTCACTACTGATGTCGACAATAAACCCAAATGGAAATACGACGACAAGACGTCGTGGCTCAACATCAGCTTCAAGTCCAGCAACGATATCAAGTACCTTTACCTGACAGAGGGGACCTTAGAGGCCAGCTTCGCAGCTCAGGGATAA